From the Lepisosteus oculatus isolate fLepOcu1 chromosome 1, fLepOcu1.hap2, whole genome shotgun sequence genome, one window contains:
- the csrnp2 gene encoding cysteine/serine-rich nuclear protein 2 isoform X1 — protein MYIIYNNNNYNNNKDETTPCKTRRGSAFLTRCRGLMEAVSGLGLKRRFEEVDSGSPYSTPKDSDDEISSSDSADSCDSLNPPSSSTLTPTSILRRQKASGRKSVRFDAVTVYYFSRRQGFTSVPSQGGSSLGMARHHSAIRRYTLGEFAHEQETSHRQALRQHLRQEKLNARKLKLTRNGTVECAEAESLTLDDVSDEDIDVDGVEVDDYFFLQPLPTKRRRALLRASGIARIDAEEKTELRAIRLSREECGCDCRFYCDPQNCGCSQAGIKCQVDRMSFPCGCSRDGCGNVAGRIEFNPLRVRTHYLHTIMKLDLEKKRQVGAHEGTGLGTAPGHPAPTEPSLPAPLDPDARPAAQPGAEEGDADYQAQRDSLALENETAVLHLQSAEEQERRREQEEGQGALVTDPDGGALGLCLLPEPLMPAQAGMGEVADGTEPVIIQGEFPPGTSVLCFTENLVDPHHQAFLKDSPVVYYQIDHVEPESLGLPAGEEEVETTTGYKECRTTDGDGTGGDAELAAARGQDSDETAAVIPGLPVPENRPANTSGHLEGSPRSPEGSPSEGPHLAFEGESAPLESDA, from the exons GTGTCGGGGTCTGATGGAGGCTGTGTCGGGGCTCGGACTGAAGCGGCGGTTCGAGGAGGTGGACAGCGGCTCGCCCTACTCCACCCCGAAGGACTCGGACGATGAGATCTCGAGCAGCGACAGCGCCGACAGCTGCGACAGCCTCAACCCTCCCTCCAGTTCCACTCTGACGC CCACATCAATCCTCCGCCGGCAGAAGGCCTCTGGACGCAAGAGCGTGCGCTTCGACGCCGTGACGGTGTACTACTTCTCCCGGCGACAGGGCTTCACCAGCGTGCCCAGCCAGGGGGGCAGCTCGCTGGGCATGGCGCGCCACCACAGCGCCATCCGCCGCTACACGCTGGGGGAGTTCGCCCACGAGCAGGAGACCAGCCACCGCCAGGCCCTGCGGCAGCACCTGCGCCAGGAGAAGCTCAACGCCCGCAAGCTGAAG CTGACGCGCAACGGCACGGTGGAGTGCGCGGAGGCCGAGTCGCTGACCCTGGATGACGTGTCGGACGAGGACATCGACGTGGACGGCGTGGAGGTGGACGACTACTTCTTCCTGCAGCCGCTGCCCACCAAGCGCCGCCGCGCCCTGCTGCGGGCCTCGGGCATCGCCCGCATCGACGCTGAGGAGAAGACGGAGCTTCGTGCCATCCGGCTCTCCCGCGAGGAGTGCGGCTGCGACTGCCGCTTCTACTGTGACCCCCAGAACTGCGGCTGCAGCCAGGCAGGCATCAAGTGCCAG GTGGACCGGATGTCCTTCCCGTGCGGCTGCTCGCGGGACGGCTGCGGGAACGTGGCGGGGCGTATCGAGTTCAACCCCCTACGGGTGCGCACCCACTACCTGCACACCATCATGAAGCTGGACCTGGAGAAGAAGAGGCAGGTGGGGGCCCACGAGGGCACGGGATTGGGCACCGCCCCCGGCCACCCAGCCCCGACGGAGCCCTCCCTCCCCGCGCCCCTCGACCCGGACGCCAGGCCGGCGGCGCAGCCTGGGGCCGAGGAGGGCGACGCGGACTACCAAGCCCAGAGGGACAGCCTGGCCCTGGAGAACGAGACCGCTGTGCTCCACCTGCAGAGCGCCGAGGAGCAGGAGCGCCGCCGGGAGCAGGAGGAAGGGCAGGGGGCGCTGGTCACGGACCCCGACGGCGGTGCCCTGGGCCTGTGCCTGCTCCCCGAGCCCCTGATGCCGGCCCAGGCCGGGATGGGGGAGGTGGCCGACGGGACCGAGCCTGTGATCATCCAAGGGGAGTTCCCCCCCGGCACCTCGGTTCTGTGCTTCACGGAGAACCTGGTGGATCCGCATCACCAGGCGTTCCTCAAGGACTCCCCCGTGGTGTACTACCAGATAGACCATGTGGAGCCGGAGTCTCTGGGCCTCCCCGCCGGGGAGGAAGAGGTGGAGACGACGACGGGGTACAAGGAGTGTCGCACCACCGACGGGGACGGAACTGGGGGGGACGCCGAGCTGGCGGCAGCCCGCGGGCAGGATTCGGACGAGACCGCCGCGGTGATCCCGGGGCTGCCCGTCCCCGAAAACCGCCCTGCCAACACCAGCGGGCACCTCGAAGGATCCCCGCGGAGCCCCGAGGGGTCCCCCTCGGAAGGTCCCCACCTTGCCTTTGAAGGAGAGAGCGCCCCACTTGAGTCGGACGCTTAG
- the csrnp2 gene encoding cysteine/serine-rich nuclear protein 2 isoform X2: MEAVSGLGLKRRFEEVDSGSPYSTPKDSDDEISSSDSADSCDSLNPPSSSTLTPTSILRRQKASGRKSVRFDAVTVYYFSRRQGFTSVPSQGGSSLGMARHHSAIRRYTLGEFAHEQETSHRQALRQHLRQEKLNARKLKLTRNGTVECAEAESLTLDDVSDEDIDVDGVEVDDYFFLQPLPTKRRRALLRASGIARIDAEEKTELRAIRLSREECGCDCRFYCDPQNCGCSQAGIKCQVDRMSFPCGCSRDGCGNVAGRIEFNPLRVRTHYLHTIMKLDLEKKRQVGAHEGTGLGTAPGHPAPTEPSLPAPLDPDARPAAQPGAEEGDADYQAQRDSLALENETAVLHLQSAEEQERRREQEEGQGALVTDPDGGALGLCLLPEPLMPAQAGMGEVADGTEPVIIQGEFPPGTSVLCFTENLVDPHHQAFLKDSPVVYYQIDHVEPESLGLPAGEEEVETTTGYKECRTTDGDGTGGDAELAAARGQDSDETAAVIPGLPVPENRPANTSGHLEGSPRSPEGSPSEGPHLAFEGESAPLESDA, from the exons ATGGAGGCTGTGTCGGGGCTCGGACTGAAGCGGCGGTTCGAGGAGGTGGACAGCGGCTCGCCCTACTCCACCCCGAAGGACTCGGACGATGAGATCTCGAGCAGCGACAGCGCCGACAGCTGCGACAGCCTCAACCCTCCCTCCAGTTCCACTCTGACGC CCACATCAATCCTCCGCCGGCAGAAGGCCTCTGGACGCAAGAGCGTGCGCTTCGACGCCGTGACGGTGTACTACTTCTCCCGGCGACAGGGCTTCACCAGCGTGCCCAGCCAGGGGGGCAGCTCGCTGGGCATGGCGCGCCACCACAGCGCCATCCGCCGCTACACGCTGGGGGAGTTCGCCCACGAGCAGGAGACCAGCCACCGCCAGGCCCTGCGGCAGCACCTGCGCCAGGAGAAGCTCAACGCCCGCAAGCTGAAG CTGACGCGCAACGGCACGGTGGAGTGCGCGGAGGCCGAGTCGCTGACCCTGGATGACGTGTCGGACGAGGACATCGACGTGGACGGCGTGGAGGTGGACGACTACTTCTTCCTGCAGCCGCTGCCCACCAAGCGCCGCCGCGCCCTGCTGCGGGCCTCGGGCATCGCCCGCATCGACGCTGAGGAGAAGACGGAGCTTCGTGCCATCCGGCTCTCCCGCGAGGAGTGCGGCTGCGACTGCCGCTTCTACTGTGACCCCCAGAACTGCGGCTGCAGCCAGGCAGGCATCAAGTGCCAG GTGGACCGGATGTCCTTCCCGTGCGGCTGCTCGCGGGACGGCTGCGGGAACGTGGCGGGGCGTATCGAGTTCAACCCCCTACGGGTGCGCACCCACTACCTGCACACCATCATGAAGCTGGACCTGGAGAAGAAGAGGCAGGTGGGGGCCCACGAGGGCACGGGATTGGGCACCGCCCCCGGCCACCCAGCCCCGACGGAGCCCTCCCTCCCCGCGCCCCTCGACCCGGACGCCAGGCCGGCGGCGCAGCCTGGGGCCGAGGAGGGCGACGCGGACTACCAAGCCCAGAGGGACAGCCTGGCCCTGGAGAACGAGACCGCTGTGCTCCACCTGCAGAGCGCCGAGGAGCAGGAGCGCCGCCGGGAGCAGGAGGAAGGGCAGGGGGCGCTGGTCACGGACCCCGACGGCGGTGCCCTGGGCCTGTGCCTGCTCCCCGAGCCCCTGATGCCGGCCCAGGCCGGGATGGGGGAGGTGGCCGACGGGACCGAGCCTGTGATCATCCAAGGGGAGTTCCCCCCCGGCACCTCGGTTCTGTGCTTCACGGAGAACCTGGTGGATCCGCATCACCAGGCGTTCCTCAAGGACTCCCCCGTGGTGTACTACCAGATAGACCATGTGGAGCCGGAGTCTCTGGGCCTCCCCGCCGGGGAGGAAGAGGTGGAGACGACGACGGGGTACAAGGAGTGTCGCACCACCGACGGGGACGGAACTGGGGGGGACGCCGAGCTGGCGGCAGCCCGCGGGCAGGATTCGGACGAGACCGCCGCGGTGATCCCGGGGCTGCCCGTCCCCGAAAACCGCCCTGCCAACACCAGCGGGCACCTCGAAGGATCCCCGCGGAGCCCCGAGGGGTCCCCCTCGGAAGGTCCCCACCTTGCCTTTGAAGGAGAGAGCGCCCCACTTGAGTCGGACGCTTAG